A single Pseudomonas sp. DC1.2 DNA region contains:
- a CDS encoding diaminopimelate epimerase: MTAFYDARGNIYAVVTPEALRAGGFDVPEQASQAALRRETWALAAVTACCGWTPGARPPGSKDHRCDGLLVGPFQAATPFDLLIVNTDGTLAERSGNGLTIFSQALSEQGLLPSAQTSVLRVHHDKRDAVSPVETSVKTAEVEGVSGFWLDLGKPLFGPQAVGASGVEHVMCNGRETSHLPLLSALARAWNQSQFVRIGNPHCVTLLTDADALPSNEQMLEPGLFEGLMRIAYAPPSGAGRPCAAGVNLQWAMLDAEGRIVARVFERGEGPTASSGTSASAVACAAWRMGWVSAGAVSVVMPGGTAPILLEEELGELSRVRLFGTARLID, from the coding sequence ATGACCGCGTTCTACGATGCCCGGGGCAATATTTATGCAGTTGTGACGCCCGAAGCCTTGCGTGCTGGCGGTTTCGATGTGCCTGAGCAGGCCAGCCAGGCCGCGCTTAGGCGCGAGACTTGGGCGTTGGCGGCCGTTACGGCATGCTGTGGCTGGACGCCCGGCGCGCGGCCGCCCGGCAGTAAAGACCACCGTTGTGATGGATTGCTCGTGGGGCCATTTCAAGCGGCCACGCCGTTTGACCTGCTGATCGTCAACACTGACGGCACCCTCGCCGAGCGCAGTGGCAATGGCTTGACGATTTTTTCTCAAGCGCTCAGTGAGCAAGGCCTGCTGCCAAGTGCGCAAACCAGTGTGCTTAGGGTGCATCACGACAAGCGCGATGCGGTTTCACCGGTGGAAACGTCCGTGAAAACGGCCGAGGTCGAGGGCGTGAGCGGTTTCTGGCTGGACTTGGGGAAACCCTTGTTCGGGCCGCAAGCGGTGGGCGCATCAGGGGTTGAGCACGTGATGTGCAACGGACGTGAGACCAGTCATCTACCGCTGCTGTCGGCGCTTGCGCGAGCCTGGAACCAGAGCCAGTTCGTGCGGATCGGTAATCCCCATTGTGTGACGTTGTTAACAGACGCCGATGCGCTGCCGAGTAATGAGCAGATGCTCGAACCCGGATTGTTCGAAGGATTGATGCGCATCGCTTATGCCCCGCCGAGCGGCGCCGGGCGGCCCTGTGCCGCGGGGGTGAATCTGCAATGGGCGATGCTTGATGCTGAAGGCCGGATCGTGGCGCGGGTGTTCGAGCGCGGGGAAGGGCCGACAGCCTCGTCCGGCACCAGCGCCAGTGCGGTGGCTTGTGCGGCGTGGCGAATGGGCTGGGTGAGCGCCGGGGCAGTGAGCGTGGTAATGCCCGGTGGGACAGCACCGATTTTGCTGGAAGAAGAGCTGGGTGAGTTGAGCCGGGTGAGACTGTTTGGGACAGCGCGGCTGATCGACTGA
- a CDS encoding MFS transporter has translation MTQLNNQASFVPGRLEQMSTRIAFFIAGFGIAAWAPLVPYAKARAGLDEGTLGLLLLCLGVGSILAMPVAGILATRFGCRRVVSAGVLLICMALPMLATVSSIPALIVALFMFGAGLGTVDSTVNLQAVIVERASGKTMMSGFHGLFSLGGIVGAAGVSALLGLGVSPLGAMLVVIVLLVLALLKAGPHLLPYGSERSGPAFAVPHGIVLFIGVMCFIVFLTEGAVLDWSAVFLASERGIDTAYAGLGYAAFALTMTVGRLTGDAIVRRLGATKVIVFGGLTAAVGLSVATFAPTWEAALVGYALVGVGCSNIVPVLYTAVGKQKVMPESIAVPAITTLGYAGILAGPAVIGFVAHGSSLSFAFGLMAMLLVAVAIGGKVLKV, from the coding sequence ATGACTCAACTCAACAACCAAGCCTCATTTGTTCCAGGGCGTCTGGAACAGATGTCCACCCGCATCGCCTTTTTCATCGCCGGTTTCGGGATTGCCGCGTGGGCACCGCTAGTACCCTACGCCAAAGCCCGTGCCGGGCTGGATGAAGGCACCCTCGGTTTGCTGCTGTTGTGTCTCGGCGTGGGGTCGATTCTGGCGATGCCGGTCGCCGGGATTCTAGCCACTCGTTTTGGTTGTCGCCGAGTAGTGAGCGCCGGCGTATTGCTGATCTGCATGGCCTTGCCGATGTTGGCGACGGTGTCCTCGATTCCGGCGTTGATCGTTGCGCTGTTTATGTTTGGCGCGGGGCTGGGCACCGTGGATTCGACGGTAAACCTGCAAGCGGTAATCGTTGAGCGGGCCAGCGGCAAGACCATGATGTCGGGGTTCCATGGGCTGTTCAGCCTGGGTGGGATCGTCGGCGCGGCAGGTGTCAGCGCCTTGCTCGGGCTGGGGGTTTCGCCATTGGGAGCGATGCTGGTGGTGATCGTGTTGCTGGTGCTGGCCTTACTCAAAGCTGGGCCGCACCTGTTGCCTTACGGGAGTGAACGCTCTGGCCCAGCCTTTGCCGTGCCCCACGGCATCGTGCTGTTTATCGGCGTGATGTGTTTCATCGTATTCCTCACTGAAGGCGCGGTACTCGACTGGAGCGCGGTATTCCTCGCATCCGAGCGTGGCATCGACACCGCGTATGCAGGGCTGGGTTATGCAGCGTTCGCCCTGACCATGACCGTGGGACGTTTGACCGGCGATGCCATTGTCCGGCGCCTGGGCGCCACCAAGGTCATCGTATTCGGTGGACTGACCGCCGCGGTGGGTCTGTCAGTCGCCACATTTGCACCGACCTGGGAAGCCGCACTGGTGGGGTATGCACTGGTGGGGGTGGGCTGTTCGAACATTGTGCCGGTGCTGTACACCGCCGTCGGCAAGCAGAAAGTCATGCCCGAGAGCATCGCCGTACCGGCCATTACCACACTGGGCTACGCCGGAATTCTTGCAGGGCCGGCCGTGATTGGTTTCGTGGCCCATGGCAGTAGCTTGAGCTTTGCCTTCGGATTGATGGCGATGTTACTGGTGGCGGTGGCCATCGGCGGCAAGGTGTTGAAAGTCTGA
- a CDS encoding mechanosensitive ion channel family protein, protein MLSLFTDHPLLCALALVLIDIGLWRLIGSSRRQWKLGVRLVIFSLFSVLLFNEGLNPMEPPPWADNVPLHLAATGLQIGWWLFGARTLTVLIGAVMMQRVGHTGRLLQDVLGAVIFLIAIIAAMAYVLDLPVKGVLATSGAVAIIVGLALQSTLSDVFSGIVLNTTKPYQIDDWISIDGTEGRVTDIDWRATRMQTAQGSLAVIPNSLAAKSKIINFSRPRDIFGVSISLQLSPHARPHTVIEALERAVQGCHFLLNKPAPSVALKTSSSSGVEYEISGFVVSMDQKRMVRNQLFDLAYRHLQASGVSLLSSVEPNVPAKLSRAWALLDSSSIFSTLRQEEKETFSQNMTLQTFRAGDVILASGEVSDHLFIIESGVVSVALTRAGSKFEAGRMGPGEVIGEAGILSDESVPADFSAKTRCALYRVEKEYLKPCLDARHDINEAMKALLDFRLNTAHALTQDLPHAAPKKGFLQWLRSRT, encoded by the coding sequence ATGCTGTCATTGTTCACCGATCACCCGCTGCTCTGCGCGTTGGCCCTGGTTCTGATCGATATCGGCTTGTGGCGTTTGATCGGTTCCAGCCGCCGCCAATGGAAATTGGGCGTGCGCCTGGTGATTTTCTCGTTATTCAGTGTCTTGCTGTTCAACGAGGGCTTGAACCCGATGGAGCCGCCGCCCTGGGCCGACAACGTGCCGTTGCACCTGGCCGCGACCGGTTTGCAGATCGGTTGGTGGCTGTTCGGCGCGCGAACCCTGACGGTGTTGATCGGCGCGGTCATGATGCAGCGGGTCGGGCACACCGGGCGCTTGTTGCAGGATGTGCTGGGTGCGGTGATTTTCCTGATTGCGATCATCGCCGCCATGGCTTATGTGCTCGACCTGCCGGTCAAGGGCGTGCTCGCCACCTCGGGCGCGGTGGCGATCATTGTCGGTCTGGCACTGCAAAGCACCCTCAGTGATGTGTTCTCCGGCATCGTGCTCAACACCACTAAACCCTATCAAATCGATGACTGGATCTCGATTGACGGCACCGAAGGTCGGGTGACTGACATCGATTGGCGCGCCACGCGCATGCAGACGGCGCAAGGCAGCCTGGCGGTCATTCCTAACTCGCTGGCGGCCAAGTCCAAGATCATCAATTTCAGTCGGCCCAGAGATATTTTCGGGGTCTCCATCAGCCTGCAGTTGAGCCCTCATGCCCGACCGCACACGGTTATAGAAGCGCTGGAGCGAGCCGTGCAAGGCTGTCACTTTTTGCTGAACAAGCCGGCGCCGAGTGTGGCCCTGAAAACGTCCAGCAGCAGTGGCGTGGAGTACGAAATCAGTGGGTTCGTGGTGTCCATGGACCAAAAACGCATGGTCCGTAATCAATTGTTTGACCTGGCCTACCGGCACCTTCAGGCGTCTGGTGTGAGCCTGTTGTCGAGTGTTGAGCCTAACGTGCCGGCGAAGCTGTCGCGGGCATGGGCACTGCTCGATAGTTCGAGCATCTTCTCCACCCTGCGCCAGGAAGAGAAAGAAACCTTCAGCCAGAACATGACGCTACAAACCTTCCGTGCCGGGGACGTGATTCTGGCAAGTGGGGAGGTCAGCGATCACCTGTTCATCATTGAGTCCGGCGTGGTGTCGGTGGCCCTGACCCGCGCGGGCAGCAAGTTCGAGGCCGGGCGCATGGGGCCTGGGGAGGTGATCGGTGAAGCCGGGATTCTCTCCGACGAGTCGGTGCCGGCGGACTTTTCAGCCAAGACCCGGTGCGCGCTTTACCGCGTTGAGAAGGAATACCTCAAACCGTGCCTGGACGCTCGCCATGACATCAACGAGGCAATGAAAGCCTTGTTGGATTTTCGCCTGAACACAGCTCACGCACTGACTCAGGACCTACCGCATGCGGCGCCAAAAAAAGGTTTCCTGCAATGGCTGCGCAGCCGCACGTAA
- a CDS encoding pirin family protein: protein MKKIIGIYSSPRPHWVGDGFPVRTLFSYDNLGKHISPFLLLDHAAPYEFTPTSERRGVGQHPHRGFETVTIVYKGELEHRDSTGGGGKIGPGDVQWMTAASGIIHEEFHSEGFANSGGTMEMVQLWVNLPAKDKMADAGYQTILDRDIPTIALKDQAGSLRLIAGEFQGLTGPSRTFTPIDVWDIRLNSEKLLTLDLHEGRNTALVVLHGAVQVNGLEWAREGQLALFERKGHQLSLKANDDAVVLLLSGEPIDEPIVGHGPFVMNSEQEIHQAFADFQSGRFGRMSE from the coding sequence ATGAAAAAAATCATCGGTATTTACAGCAGCCCACGACCGCATTGGGTCGGCGACGGTTTCCCGGTTCGCACGCTTTTTTCTTACGACAACCTCGGCAAACACATCAGCCCGTTTTTGCTGCTGGATCACGCAGCGCCTTACGAATTCACCCCGACCAGCGAGCGGCGTGGTGTCGGGCAGCACCCGCACCGCGGTTTTGAAACGGTGACCATCGTCTATAAAGGTGAGCTTGAGCACCGTGACTCCACTGGCGGTGGCGGCAAAATCGGTCCGGGAGACGTGCAGTGGATGACCGCCGCATCGGGGATTATCCATGAAGAGTTCCATTCCGAAGGCTTTGCCAACAGCGGTGGGACCATGGAAATGGTCCAGCTGTGGGTCAATCTGCCCGCCAAGGATAAAATGGCCGACGCCGGATACCAGACGATTCTCGACCGCGACATTCCGACTATTGCGCTCAAGGATCAGGCCGGCAGCCTGCGTTTGATCGCCGGCGAGTTCCAGGGCCTCACAGGCCCCTCGCGTACCTTCACCCCGATTGATGTCTGGGACATTCGCTTGAACAGCGAAAAATTGCTGACACTTGATTTGCACGAGGGTCGTAACACCGCCCTGGTGGTGCTTCACGGCGCCGTTCAGGTTAACGGGCTGGAGTGGGCGCGCGAAGGGCAATTGGCGTTATTTGAGCGCAAGGGTCATCAGCTCAGCCTGAAAGCCAATGACGACGCGGTGGTGCTATTGCTCAGCGGCGAGCCGATCGACGAGCCCATCGTCGGCCACGGTCCATTCGTGATGAACAGCGAGCAAGAGATCCACCAAGCCTTTGCCGATTTCCAGTCGGGTCGGTTTGGACGGATGAGCGAATGA
- a CDS encoding transporter substrate-binding domain-containing protein, protein MRTFLFVLTLFSVLHALTVRADEPQTLQLLGRSTVGGYEVRLDEKDWQWLRSKRVLRLGVSGADYPPFEVTRNREELEGITADYADLLAQLLYIKIDVLHYDTRAAAMAALKRGELDLLGTSNNFELADPELTTSRAYADDQPMLVSLQDDPISDDLAGKRIAMVDDYLPAASVEAFYPKASLHLYPSTLEALGAVAFGQDDVYLGDLISANYLINNNYLNNLHLAGTSGLDANAFGFALAAGNSRLKSIIDKALAAIPMDQRTAIELRWSAGRANMAAQQRVHLSVSEQRWLDRHPMLTVGVIEDYAPLTFYDAEGRFRGLTAQLLTLISQRSGLNFKVLRGNSLDRQIEQLKAGEIDVLPVITPSAQRESELSFTRAYLKNPFVLVTLAAPQGLQTLDDLAGKRLAIYRGHPLYEFIQARAPTVRLVEVQSPSQGMEWVSKGQADAVVSSLIVARYLIARQYNERLRISSTVGDEPARIALATDRGALELHSILNKALLSISPQEMEELVARWSNDEALNGNYWLRHRDGILQGFGAAGALLLLALGWIAWQRRQIRQRQQWLQQLQNAKDAADQASRAKTTFLATMSHEIRTPMNALIGMLELALKRSEEGETDRFAIEVASNAAQQLLALIGDILDIARIESGHLSLTPERANLRSLVESVCRVFEGLARQKELAWRVELDGSSDRDVLIDPTRFKQVLSNLLSNAIKFTEGGEVSLALRLEPVTGGHLAVSVSIEDSGIGISAADQQRLFSPFIQADNHAQSGRGGSGLGLVISRNLCEMMGGQLQLHSDLGRGTRVEVSLELLALDPLPVSAAAASGLPVLTRALTILVVDDYPPNRLLLARQLSYLGHQVLEAEQGSEGFEQWRCQVFDVLITDCNMPVCSGYELAAMIRSEEHALGLPRTLILGFTANAQPEEKLRCLEAGMDDCLFKPIRLADLRGWLVSKFSGESVVTEEEPSMTDIDLTGLECYIGADRQLLDLLLHELAVTNRQDRDQLLLARTAGDRHVLRDLAHRIKGSARMVQAVRLIEGCEHLEQACNEGSAALIDTAVEHLQQAMASLDQYLAGQTYQTPTQQ, encoded by the coding sequence GTGCGGACTTTTCTGTTCGTCCTGACATTGTTCTCAGTGCTGCACGCGTTGACGGTCAGGGCGGACGAACCGCAGACGTTGCAGCTGTTGGGCCGCTCTACGGTGGGTGGGTATGAGGTGCGGCTGGACGAAAAGGACTGGCAGTGGTTGCGCAGCAAGCGGGTCTTGCGCCTCGGCGTCTCAGGGGCGGACTACCCACCCTTTGAGGTGACTCGAAACCGTGAGGAGTTGGAGGGCATTACCGCCGACTACGCCGACCTGCTTGCGCAACTGCTGTACATCAAGATCGACGTGTTGCATTACGACACTCGCGCAGCGGCCATGGCCGCCCTCAAACGCGGTGAGTTGGATTTGCTCGGGACGTCGAACAACTTCGAGTTAGCCGATCCCGAACTGACAACCTCGCGTGCCTATGCCGACGACCAGCCCATGCTGGTGAGTTTGCAGGACGACCCTATCTCCGACGATCTTGCTGGTAAGCGCATTGCGATGGTCGATGATTATTTACCGGCAGCCAGTGTCGAGGCGTTTTATCCCAAGGCGAGTCTGCACCTGTATCCATCGACGCTTGAAGCGCTCGGCGCCGTCGCGTTCGGCCAGGATGACGTGTACCTGGGCGACTTGATCAGCGCCAACTACCTCATTAACAACAACTACTTGAATAACCTGCACCTGGCTGGGACTTCTGGTCTGGATGCGAACGCGTTCGGCTTTGCCCTGGCCGCAGGGAACTCGCGGCTGAAAAGCATCATCGACAAGGCCCTGGCGGCGATTCCCATGGATCAACGCACGGCTATCGAGCTGCGCTGGAGCGCGGGTCGGGCCAATATGGCGGCACAGCAACGGGTGCATTTGAGCGTCTCTGAACAACGCTGGCTGGATCGGCATCCGATGCTCACTGTGGGCGTCATCGAGGATTATGCACCCCTGACGTTCTACGACGCCGAAGGGCGGTTTCGCGGGTTGACTGCGCAATTGCTGACCCTGATCAGCCAGCGCAGCGGATTAAACTTCAAGGTGCTGCGGGGCAACTCCCTGGACCGGCAGATTGAGCAGCTCAAGGCCGGCGAGATAGACGTTTTGCCCGTTATCACGCCGAGTGCCCAGCGCGAGTCCGAGTTGAGCTTCACCCGCGCGTATTTGAAAAATCCATTTGTGTTGGTCACGCTCGCCGCCCCGCAGGGCCTTCAAACCCTCGACGATCTGGCTGGCAAGCGCTTGGCAATTTACCGCGGGCACCCTTTGTATGAGTTTATTCAGGCGCGCGCGCCAACGGTGCGCCTGGTGGAAGTGCAAAGCCCCTCCCAGGGCATGGAGTGGGTGAGCAAAGGGCAGGCCGATGCGGTGGTTAGCTCGTTGATCGTGGCCCGCTATTTAATTGCCCGGCAATATAACGAGCGTCTGCGCATCAGCAGTACCGTGGGTGACGAACCGGCCCGTATTGCGCTGGCCACCGATCGGGGTGCGCTGGAATTGCACTCGATTTTGAATAAGGCGTTATTGAGTATCTCGCCGCAGGAGATGGAAGAACTGGTGGCCCGCTGGAGCAATGACGAGGCATTGAATGGCAACTATTGGCTGCGCCATCGTGATGGCATTCTCCAGGGCTTCGGTGCAGCAGGCGCTTTGCTGCTGTTAGCGTTGGGCTGGATTGCCTGGCAGCGTCGGCAGATCCGGCAGCGCCAGCAGTGGTTGCAACAATTGCAGAACGCCAAGGATGCCGCCGACCAAGCCAGTCGCGCCAAAACCACCTTTCTGGCGACCATGAGCCATGAGATTCGCACGCCGATGAATGCCCTGATCGGCATGCTCGAATTAGCGCTGAAACGCTCGGAGGAGGGTGAGACTGATCGTTTTGCCATTGAAGTCGCGTCGAATGCCGCGCAGCAATTGCTGGCATTGATTGGCGACATTCTGGACATCGCCCGCATTGAGTCCGGGCATTTATCCCTCACCCCGGAGCGGGCCAATTTGCGCTCGTTGGTCGAATCGGTGTGCCGGGTCTTTGAAGGACTGGCTCGACAGAAGGAATTAGCATGGCGCGTTGAACTGGACGGTTCCAGCGACCGCGATGTGCTGATCGACCCCACGCGTTTCAAACAGGTGTTGTCCAATTTGCTGAGCAACGCCATCAAGTTCACTGAGGGCGGTGAAGTCAGTTTGGCCCTGCGCCTGGAGCCCGTCACGGGCGGACATTTGGCGGTGAGCGTGAGTATCGAAGACAGTGGCATCGGCATCAGCGCGGCCGATCAACAGCGCTTATTCAGCCCGTTTATTCAGGCTGACAACCATGCACAGTCGGGCCGCGGTGGTTCAGGTCTGGGGCTGGTGATCAGCCGCAACCTATGCGAAATGATGGGGGGGCAGTTGCAGTTGCACAGCGATCTCGGTCGAGGTACGCGGGTCGAGGTCAGTCTTGAACTGCTGGCCCTGGACCCATTGCCCGTCAGTGCCGCGGCAGCTAGCGGATTACCGGTCCTGACCCGCGCGTTGACGATTTTGGTGGTTGATGACTATCCGCCCAATCGTCTGTTGCTGGCGCGCCAACTGAGTTATCTGGGGCATCAGGTGCTAGAGGCCGAGCAGGGCAGTGAGGGTTTTGAGCAGTGGCGATGTCAGGTGTTTGATGTGCTCATCACCGATTGCAATATGCCGGTCTGTAGCGGTTATGAATTGGCCGCAATGATACGGTCTGAAGAACACGCCTTGGGATTGCCTCGCACGCTGATTCTGGGATTTACCGCCAATGCTCAGCCGGAGGAAAAGCTGCGCTGTCTGGAGGCGGGCATGGACGATTGTCTGTTCAAGCCCATTCGCCTGGCAGATCTGCGCGGGTGGCTGGTATCAAAGTTTTCCGGCGAGTCGGTGGTGACGGAAGAGGAACCCTCCATGACTGACATCGACCTCACAGGCCTTGAGTGCTACATCGGCGCGGACCGGCAGTTGCTCGATCTTCTGCTGCACGAGCTGGCGGTGACTAATCGCCAGGACCGCGACCAGCTGCTTCTGGCCCGAACCGCGGGCGATCGACACGTCCTGCGGGATCTGGCGCATCGCATCAAGGGCAGTGCGCGGATGGTTCAGGCGGTGCGTCTGATCGAGGGGTGCGAGCACTTGGAACAGGCCTGCAATGAAGGAAGCGCGGCGTTGATCGACACGGCCGTCGAGCACTTGCAACAGGCCATGGCAAGCCTGGATCAGTACCTTGCAGGCCAAACGTACCAAACGCCAACGCAGCAATAG
- a CDS encoding response regulator transcription factor, producing MKSALIVDDHPVVRAAVKIVLQQEGFRRIYEASTGSEVMALMRDHAPELVVLDLVMPSLDGIDVLERIKASELSSRVLVFTSLDPAFFQERCMRAGAMAYVSKTNDLSQLQKAAHAIMAGYTYFAQLSSGPGVPNALQFSEKQMIDSLSNRELTIFQHLARGSKNQDIALHMHLSHKTVSTYKTRLKEKLGLDSAVHLREFAMRNQLI from the coding sequence ATGAAGTCAGCATTGATTGTGGACGATCACCCTGTTGTGCGCGCCGCAGTCAAAATCGTTCTTCAACAGGAAGGGTTCAGGCGAATTTACGAGGCGTCCACCGGCAGTGAGGTCATGGCGTTGATGCGCGATCACGCACCCGAACTGGTGGTGCTGGATCTGGTCATGCCGTCCCTCGACGGGATTGATGTGCTGGAGCGGATCAAGGCCAGCGAGCTATCGAGCCGGGTGTTGGTGTTCACTTCGCTTGACCCTGCGTTTTTTCAAGAACGGTGCATGCGTGCCGGCGCCATGGCCTATGTTTCCAAGACCAATGACTTGAGCCAATTACAAAAGGCGGCGCACGCGATCATGGCCGGTTACACCTATTTCGCCCAACTGTCCTCGGGGCCAGGGGTACCCAACGCTCTCCAGTTCAGCGAAAAGCAGATGATCGATAGCCTCTCCAATCGCGAACTCACTATTTTTCAGCACTTGGCCCGTGGCTCGAAAAACCAGGACATCGCCTTGCACATGCACCTTAGCCACAAAACCGTGAGCACCTATAAGACCCGTCTTAAGGAAAAGCTCGGGCTGGACTCTGCGGTGCATTTGCGTGAGTTTGCCATGCGCAATCAGCTGATTTAA
- a CDS encoding response regulator, with protein sequence MSNKALRILIADEQHFHRMKIERLFNQLDYYRVAPVQNVEELLNLVEYGLEPFDLVVINAALAAGAFDLLGFFLDNPQVRHALIYQGESIQLPPIPACREQKVQVSHGLMPDFRTIERLMAIIDPAVSERGRRWLPERCDQKTG encoded by the coding sequence ATGTCGAACAAAGCCTTGCGTATCCTGATCGCAGACGAACAGCATTTTCACCGGATGAAAATCGAGCGGCTGTTCAATCAGCTCGACTACTACCGAGTGGCACCCGTCCAAAACGTGGAAGAACTGTTGAACCTGGTGGAGTACGGTCTCGAGCCCTTCGATCTGGTGGTGATCAATGCTGCGCTGGCGGCCGGCGCGTTCGATCTGCTGGGGTTCTTTCTTGATAACCCACAGGTTCGGCATGCCCTGATCTACCAGGGTGAGTCGATCCAGTTGCCGCCGATCCCGGCCTGCCGGGAGCAAAAGGTCCAGGTCAGCCACGGGTTAATGCCTGACTTCAGGACCATTGAGCGGCTGATGGCGATCATCGACCCCGCAGTGAGTGAGCGCGGTCGGCGCTGGTTGCCCGAACGCTGCGACCAAAAGACCGGCTGA
- a CDS encoding MgtC/SapB family protein, with product MKAIENINLTSLVDTLVSLSAAFILGGLIGFERQYRQRTAGLRTNVLVAVGAAIFVDMANRLGGAEGAVRVVAYVVSGIGFLGAGVIMREEGNVRGLNTAATLWASAAVGACAGADLVLEALLGTIFVLAANTLLRPIVNNINRQPLDVISAEVTNIVYVIARRSQQKSVLALLEAELERSNYPASDVDVRAFGADEIEVEATLATTSVDGDELDALVARISMSALVVQAFWSPSTTE from the coding sequence ATGAAAGCCATCGAAAACATCAACCTGACGTCCCTGGTCGACACCTTGGTCAGCCTCAGCGCGGCGTTCATCCTGGGTGGCCTGATCGGTTTTGAACGCCAGTACCGACAACGCACCGCCGGTCTGCGCACCAACGTACTGGTAGCGGTCGGTGCCGCGATTTTTGTTGACATGGCCAACCGTCTCGGGGGGGCCGAAGGCGCGGTGCGGGTGGTGGCTTACGTGGTTTCCGGCATCGGTTTTCTCGGGGCCGGGGTGATCATGCGCGAGGAAGGCAACGTGCGGGGGCTCAACACCGCTGCCACCTTGTGGGCCTCCGCAGCGGTGGGGGCTTGCGCAGGTGCCGACCTGGTGCTGGAAGCGCTCCTGGGCACGATCTTCGTGCTCGCGGCCAACACCTTGTTGCGCCCGATCGTCAACAACATCAACCGCCAGCCGCTGGACGTGATTTCGGCAGAGGTGACCAACATCGTCTACGTGATCGCCCGTCGCTCGCAGCAAAAAAGCGTGTTGGCACTCCTCGAGGCAGAGCTGGAGCGCAGCAACTACCCGGCCAGCGATGTGGATGTGCGCGCCTTCGGTGCGGACGAAATTGAGGTGGAGGCAACGCTGGCGACCACCTCGGTGGATGGCGACGAACTGGATGCCTTGGTGGCGCGGATCTCGATGTCGGCGTTGGTGGTGCAGGCATTCTGGAGTCCGAGTACGACTGAATAA